The Anoxybacillus flavithermus genome has a segment encoding these proteins:
- a CDS encoding heat-shock protein Hsp20 — translation MDPFRSLDVMRRDVERMFSSFPSLFSHVDDVFRMPRVDVHENEKEMIVTCDIPGLERKEDVDIHIDHQTLSISGHVRRQHDVHDEHMHRQERFYGRFHRTIPLPSPAAHEHVQASYKNGVIEIRIPKAQADEKKRIDVQFH, via the coding sequence ATGGATCCGTTTCGTTCATTAGATGTGATGCGACGAGATGTAGAACGTATGTTTTCTAGCTTTCCTTCCCTTTTTTCGCACGTAGATGATGTGTTTCGTATGCCTCGCGTCGATGTGCATGAAAATGAAAAAGAAATGATTGTGACGTGCGACATTCCGGGGCTAGAGCGAAAAGAAGACGTCGATATTCATATCGATCATCAAACGTTATCGATTAGCGGACACGTGCGCCGACAACACGACGTACACGATGAACATATGCATCGGCAAGAGCGGTTTTATGGGCGGTTTCATCGTACCATTCCTCTTCCCTCCCCTGCCGCACATGAACATGTGCAAGCATCATATAAAAATGGTGTAATTGAAATTCGTATTCCGAAAGCGCAGGCTGATGAGAAAAAACGAATTGACGTACAATTTCACTGA
- a CDS encoding GGDEF domain-containing protein translates to MIKQFIANSGILIAGFYLISKFFPSTIHQQSSVYMRLLAGACCGLLSIVLMFFSIPLGHGVIADLRHVPLVIISYYGGMPSALAAGIIMGAGRFLFGNMFASIVSFFISVAIAIGCGFISRWMKRHIVTTTFWMNTYSMALISFALFVNIPDHHIYTQTLFTFWPISIIATYVTSNICKDIRQSKEMLQHYKAWATTDFLTGLYNVRQFHTLLRENIAKANEQQSCLALILFDIDRFKCINDSYGHDGGDVILRHLGELIRSLVPKNGFSFRNGGEEFSILLPTCEREAMAFAEHIRTTIEQHSFFVQQQTVHITISIGISVFPTLATNEPELFKQADIALYEAKQQGRNRTVVYKKEYLHET, encoded by the coding sequence ATGATAAAACAATTTATTGCCAATAGCGGCATACTTATTGCTGGTTTTTATTTAATTAGCAAATTTTTCCCCTCAACGATTCATCAACAATCCTCTGTTTATATGCGTCTACTTGCAGGCGCTTGTTGCGGTCTATTAAGCATCGTACTTATGTTTTTTTCCATTCCGCTTGGACATGGAGTCATTGCAGACTTGCGCCACGTTCCGCTCGTTATCATTAGCTACTATGGTGGCATGCCGAGCGCTCTAGCGGCAGGTATCATCATGGGGGCAGGACGATTTTTATTCGGAAATATGTTCGCGTCAATCGTTTCTTTTTTTATTTCTGTTGCGATTGCGATCGGTTGTGGATTCATAAGTCGCTGGATGAAACGGCATATCGTAACGACAACTTTTTGGATGAACACCTACAGCATGGCGCTCATTTCATTTGCTTTGTTTGTTAATATCCCAGATCACCATATTTACACGCAAACGTTATTCACTTTTTGGCCTATCTCCATTATTGCGACATATGTGACTTCCAATATTTGTAAAGATATTCGCCAATCAAAAGAAATGTTGCAACATTATAAAGCATGGGCAACGACTGATTTTTTAACCGGGCTTTATAATGTGCGGCAGTTTCATACGCTATTGCGCGAAAACATCGCAAAAGCAAACGAACAACAAAGCTGTTTGGCGCTTATTTTATTTGATATTGACCGCTTTAAATGCATTAATGACTCGTACGGACACGATGGCGGAGATGTCATTTTACGTCATCTCGGGGAACTCATTCGCTCGCTCGTCCCAAAAAACGGTTTCTCGTTTCGCAACGGCGGAGAAGAATTTTCAATTTTACTTCCAACTTGTGAACGTGAAGCGATGGCGTTTGCTGAACATATTCGAACAACGATTGAACAACATTCGTTTTTCGTGCAACAACAGACAGTGCATATTACGATTTCCATCGGTATTTCTGTTTTTCCAACGCTTGCAACAAATGAACCAGAGCTGTTTAAGCAAGCAGATATCGCTTTATACGAAGCGAAACAACAAGGACGAAATCGCACCGTTGTATATAAAAAGGAATACTTGCATGAAACGTAA
- a CDS encoding aminopeptidase, giving the protein MLEKQLQKYAELAVRVGVNIQPGQTLFINAPLPSAPLVREIAKKAYEAGAKHVHVEWSDEEITYIKFKHAPEEALHEYPSWLAKGREEVAEKGGAFLSIYAPNPDLLKDIDPARVAAATKAASMALQHYRSRLMADHNCWSLIAVPTPAWAKKVFPHMNEDEAIAKLWDVIFQVTRVDQDDPIAAWKTHNEKLARIVDYLNNKQYKQLIYDGPGTNLTVELPDGHVWAGGAAKNTDGIVFNPNMPTEEVFTMPHKDGTNGVVRNTKPLNYGGNIIDGFTLTFKDGKVVDFTAEVGYDTLKHLLDTDEGARRLGEIALVPHRSPISQSNLVFYNTLFDENAASHLALGKAYPTNIEGGTNMRTEELLARGANDSLVHEDFMIGSHELNVDGVTKDGVREPIMRNGEWVISI; this is encoded by the coding sequence ATGTTAGAAAAACAGTTACAAAAATATGCCGAACTCGCTGTACGTGTTGGGGTTAACATTCAACCTGGACAAACGTTGTTTATTAACGCTCCGTTACCGTCTGCCCCACTTGTGCGCGAAATTGCTAAAAAAGCGTACGAAGCGGGGGCAAAGCATGTGCATGTCGAATGGAGCGATGAAGAAATTACGTACATAAAATTTAAACACGCACCAGAAGAAGCACTTCATGAATATCCGTCTTGGCTTGCGAAAGGACGCGAGGAAGTCGCTGAAAAAGGTGGAGCGTTTTTAAGTATTTATGCACCGAATCCTGATCTTTTAAAAGACATCGATCCTGCGCGCGTTGCTGCGGCGACGAAAGCGGCAAGCATGGCGTTGCAACATTACCGTAGTCGCCTAATGGCCGATCATAACTGTTGGTCGTTAATTGCTGTGCCGACGCCAGCATGGGCGAAAAAAGTATTTCCGCATATGAATGAAGACGAAGCGATCGCAAAATTGTGGGACGTCATTTTCCAAGTGACACGCGTCGATCAAGATGATCCGATTGCGGCATGGAAAACGCATAACGAAAAATTAGCTCGCATCGTTGATTATTTAAATAACAAACAATATAAACAACTCATTTATGACGGACCAGGAACGAATTTAACCGTCGAGTTGCCAGATGGTCATGTTTGGGCTGGTGGCGCTGCAAAAAATACAGACGGCATCGTATTTAACCCAAATATGCCGACAGAAGAAGTGTTTACAATGCCACATAAAGATGGAACGAACGGCGTTGTGCGCAATACAAAACCGCTCAACTACGGTGGAAATATTATTGACGGCTTTACGCTTACATTTAAAGATGGCAAAGTCGTTGATTTTACAGCAGAAGTCGGTTACGATACATTGAAACATTTGCTTGATACAGACGAAGGCGCACGCCGACTAGGAGAAATTGCGCTCGTCCCGCATCGCTCCCCGATTTCTCAATCGAATCTTGTTTTTTATAATACGTTATTTGATGAAAATGCTGCCTCGCATTTAGCGCTCGGCAAAGCATATCCGACAAATATTGAAGGCGGAACAAATATGCGCACAGAGGAGTTGCTTGCACGTGGCGCAAACGATAGTTTAGTGCATGAAGATTTTATGATCGGTTCGCATGAATTAAACGTCGATGGGGTTACAAAAGACGGCGTGCGCGAACCGATTATGCGAAACGGTGAATGGGTCATTTCGATTTAA
- a CDS encoding glycerate kinase: MNVVLAPDSFKGSLLASEVCTIIKEAFQREYREATVITVPMADGGEGTMEAIVSATNGSVRYVTAHGPLLETRQTAYGVVHDTAVIEVAQAIGLPLVPTEKRNPLHTTTYGVGEVIVSALDAGYRRFVIGLGGSSTNDGGFGMLCALGATFTNEKGEHLPPIPSSLPHIAHVDMTSVDRRVYESEFLVACDVDNPLYGERGASYIFGPQKGADRETVRTLDRWLYTYAKTIEQQIGRSYAHAPGAGAAGGLGFAFLLLGGTFISGAKLVGEMVQLPEKIKRAHIVITGEGQSDAQTLYGKVPFYVGQLAKQHHVPAFLLSGSLGDGFEQLYHYFVSCDAIATKPMTVEQCMQSAHSLLYTKARNLARTLKRFS; the protein is encoded by the coding sequence ATGAATGTTGTTCTTGCGCCAGATTCGTTTAAAGGAAGTTTATTAGCGAGCGAAGTATGCACAATTATAAAAGAAGCGTTTCAACGTGAGTACCGAGAAGCGACTGTCATTACGGTTCCGATGGCAGATGGGGGAGAAGGGACAATGGAAGCGATCGTTTCTGCAACGAACGGTTCTGTTCGGTATGTGACAGCCCATGGTCCTCTTTTAGAAACACGACAAACAGCGTATGGAGTTGTTCACGATACAGCTGTCATTGAAGTGGCACAAGCAATTGGTTTGCCGCTCGTCCCAACGGAAAAACGCAATCCGCTTCACACGACCACGTATGGTGTGGGCGAAGTCATCGTATCAGCACTTGACGCGGGGTATCGCCGTTTCGTCATCGGACTTGGCGGAAGTAGTACAAATGACGGTGGTTTCGGCATGTTATGTGCGCTTGGAGCAACGTTTACGAATGAGAAAGGGGAACATTTGCCCCCCATACCGTCTTCTTTGCCCCATATTGCCCATGTCGATATGACATCCGTTGATCGACGTGTATACGAAAGCGAGTTTCTTGTTGCATGTGATGTCGATAACCCGCTTTATGGAGAGCGCGGAGCATCTTACATATTCGGACCGCAAAAAGGAGCGGATCGTGAAACGGTTCGCACATTAGATAGATGGCTGTATACGTATGCCAAAACAATCGAACAGCAAATCGGTCGTTCATATGCACATGCGCCGGGAGCGGGAGCAGCAGGCGGCTTAGGTTTTGCCTTTTTATTGCTTGGAGGGACATTCATTTCTGGAGCAAAACTTGTTGGGGAAATGGTGCAACTGCCAGAAAAAATAAAACGAGCGCACATCGTTATTACAGGCGAAGGACAAAGTGATGCACAAACGCTATATGGAAAAGTTCCGTTTTACGTCGGACAGCTAGCAAAACAACATCACGTGCCTGCGTTTTTATTGTCCGGCAGTCTCGGTGACGGGTTTGAACAGTTATATCATTATTTCGTTAGCTGTGATGCGATTGCAACCAAACCGATGACAGTAGAGCAATGTATGCAATCCGCACATTCTCTTTTATATACGAAAGCACGCAACCTTGCCCGTACGCTCAAGCGGTTTTCCTAG
- a CDS encoding GGDEF-domain containing protein, which yields MQWVVFVYVVVYYVALFVMFGKAEVVVSSFFSLGGILFAIILLWKASIRVKTNERTFWKWVTASTICYFIAEMIYRIYEWMFQTELFFPNLADVFYLLYSFAYIIALLYVIMQQRKVVVVWQSLLDATIVMCVILAYSWIYIVGPMIRLEESILYISVLVAYPLLDLVMLFLLLHLFFATNVRRIWLWNMVGVGLFVFTDTVYFIQMMQFHYESNSWLDPLWILSLLMIGLSGYYAKDGHLTFQKSEQPSVIKIMFPYVCFLLLLFVPFIYPDDRIVITCLVFAVGCIFLRQWMMLKENRQLLQQLQTLNDNLERKVAQRTSELVHLNEQLTYVANHDFLTGLFNRRAFVMKLEEELIRAKQQQHHFAVIFIDVDRFKQINDYFGHQIGDELIVQIGRLLKETIRPTDFVARQGGDEFTIIFTPFKHVDELRRFVQRLVSISQQPVAVQHLDIRISLSVGVAVYPYDGETVETLMKHADIAMYRAKEQGKNQYQFFNGEMDRVVLQKTMIETALHEAIDNKQFTLFYQPQFDVQTGELMGIEALIRWVHPELGTISPAMFIPIAEETGQIIAIGKWVIEEACRQIQTWNEQHGRSLRMSVNISPKQFLKENFVEHIRAVLQQTQLPPDQLDLEITEGVAVFNEQYTIQKLQQLKQLGVHISIDDFGTGYSSLSYLRKFPINRLKIAKPFIDGITEEKEDVAVVKAIIVLAKNLKLRVIAEGVETLQQLNILRSLQCDEIQGYVLGKPVPADQFAKLYIENQLPYD from the coding sequence GTGCAGTGGGTTGTTTTCGTCTACGTGGTGGTGTATTACGTAGCACTATTCGTTATGTTTGGAAAAGCAGAAGTGGTGGTTAGTTCATTCTTTTCATTAGGTGGCATACTTTTTGCGATCATTTTGTTATGGAAAGCGTCCATTCGTGTAAAAACAAATGAACGTACATTTTGGAAATGGGTGACTGCTAGTACAATTTGCTATTTTATCGCAGAGATGATTTATCGCATATATGAATGGATGTTTCAAACAGAACTGTTTTTCCCAAATTTAGCAGATGTGTTTTATCTTCTGTATTCGTTCGCGTATATCATTGCGTTGCTATATGTCATCATGCAGCAACGCAAAGTAGTTGTCGTATGGCAGTCATTGTTAGATGCCACGATCGTGATGTGTGTCATTCTAGCGTATAGTTGGATCTATATCGTTGGGCCAATGATTCGTTTAGAAGAGAGCATTTTATACATTTCCGTTTTAGTTGCCTATCCGCTTTTAGACCTTGTTATGCTGTTTTTGCTTCTCCATCTTTTTTTTGCGACAAATGTTCGGCGCATTTGGTTATGGAATATGGTCGGTGTCGGATTGTTTGTGTTTACAGATACAGTTTATTTCATACAAATGATGCAATTTCATTATGAATCGAATTCATGGCTAGATCCGTTATGGATTTTAAGTTTGCTTATGATTGGACTGTCAGGTTACTATGCAAAAGATGGGCATTTGACGTTTCAAAAAAGCGAACAACCTTCCGTCATCAAAATTATGTTCCCATATGTATGTTTCCTTCTTTTACTATTTGTCCCTTTTATTTATCCAGACGACCGCATCGTCATAACATGTCTTGTTTTTGCGGTCGGATGTATTTTTCTTCGCCAATGGATGATGTTAAAAGAAAACCGACAGCTATTACAACAACTTCAAACATTAAACGATAATTTAGAACGAAAAGTAGCGCAACGCACAAGTGAGCTAGTGCATTTAAACGAACAACTCACTTATGTAGCTAATCATGATTTTTTAACAGGGCTTTTCAATCGCCGAGCATTTGTGATGAAGCTTGAGGAAGAATTAATTCGCGCAAAACAACAACAACATCATTTTGCCGTTATTTTTATCGACGTTGATCGTTTTAAACAAATTAATGACTATTTCGGACATCAAATTGGGGATGAATTAATTGTCCAAATTGGACGATTGTTAAAAGAAACAATTCGCCCAACCGATTTCGTTGCCCGACAAGGTGGCGACGAATTTACAATTATTTTTACTCCATTTAAACATGTAGATGAACTCCGTCGTTTTGTTCAGCGCCTCGTCTCGATTAGTCAACAACCTGTCGCTGTTCAACATTTAGATATACGTATTTCTCTTAGTGTTGGAGTGGCAGTATATCCGTACGATGGGGAAACAGTGGAAACGTTAATGAAACATGCTGATATTGCGATGTATCGCGCGAAAGAACAAGGAAAAAATCAATATCAATTTTTTAACGGTGAAATGGATCGCGTCGTGTTACAAAAAACGATGATTGAAACTGCGCTTCATGAAGCGATCGACAACAAGCAATTCACATTATTTTATCAACCGCAATTTGATGTACAAACAGGAGAGTTAATGGGAATAGAGGCGCTTATTCGTTGGGTTCACCCAGAGCTTGGCACGATTTCACCAGCTATGTTCATTCCGATTGCAGAAGAAACCGGACAAATTATTGCTATAGGTAAATGGGTGATTGAAGAAGCATGTCGACAAATACAAACATGGAATGAACAACATGGACGATCGTTGCGTATGAGCGTAAATATTTCCCCAAAACAATTTTTAAAAGAAAACTTTGTCGAACATATTCGTGCTGTTTTACAACAAACACAATTGCCACCAGATCAGCTCGATTTAGAAATTACAGAAGGAGTTGCTGTATTTAATGAGCAATATACGATTCAAAAATTACAACAATTAAAACAGCTCGGTGTTCACATTTCGATTGACGATTTCGGTACAGGATATTCGTCGCTCAGCTATTTGCGTAAATTTCCAATTAATCGGTTAAAAATTGCAAAGCCATTTATCGATGGCATAACAGAAGAAAAAGAAGACGTCGCTGTTGTTAAAGCAATTATCGTCCTTGCGAAAAACTTAAAATTGCGCGTCATTGCTGAAGGGGTAGAGACGTTGCAGCAACTTAACATTCTTCGCTCGTTACAATGCGATGAAATTCAAGGATACGTTCTCGGCAAGCCTGTACCTGCCGATCAATTTGCAAAATTATATATCGAAAACCAACTTCCGTACGATTGA
- a CDS encoding iron-enterobactin transporter ATP-binding protein (with FepBDE is involved in the transport of ferric enterobactin), with the protein MSRLYTEQLSIAYGERVIVDRLTVHIPDEKITTIIGPNGCGKSTLLKAMTRIIRHQEGAVILDGKQISQEHTKLLAQKMAILPQTPESPGGLTVGELVSYGRFPYQKGFGRLTKRDYEVIDWALEVTGTIEFKHRSVDSLSGGQRQRVWIAMALAQETDIIFLDEPTTYLDMAHQLEVLELLQRLNREQKRTIIMVLHDLNQAARFADYMIAMKDGKIVQAGTCEQVMTRDVLRKVFHIDAEIGRDPRTNKPMCITYHLIKGDAEHVEKANDVHSTFVRAHLECVR; encoded by the coding sequence ATGTCGCGGTTGTATACAGAGCAGCTTTCGATCGCATATGGAGAACGCGTCATTGTTGATCGGTTAACTGTACATATTCCAGATGAAAAAATAACGACGATTATCGGACCGAACGGTTGCGGCAAATCGACGTTGCTAAAAGCGATGACACGCATCATTCGCCATCAAGAAGGAGCGGTCATTTTAGATGGTAAACAAATTTCGCAAGAGCATACGAAATTGTTAGCACAAAAAATGGCCATTTTACCACAAACCCCGGAAAGTCCAGGCGGTTTGACGGTTGGTGAACTCGTTTCTTACGGACGGTTTCCATACCAAAAAGGATTCGGCAGACTAACGAAGCGAGACTATGAAGTCATCGACTGGGCGCTTGAAGTGACCGGAACGATCGAATTTAAGCATCGCTCCGTTGACTCCCTATCAGGTGGTCAAAGACAACGCGTCTGGATTGCGATGGCGCTTGCGCAAGAGACCGATATCATTTTTTTAGATGAACCGACAACGTATTTAGATATGGCACATCAATTAGAAGTGCTCGAATTGCTGCAACGTTTAAACCGCGAACAAAAGCGCACGATCATTATGGTGTTGCATGATTTAAATCAAGCAGCACGTTTTGCAGATTATATGATCGCGATGAAAGACGGAAAAATCGTTCAAGCGGGAACGTGCGAACAAGTGATGACGCGCGACGTATTACGAAAAGTGTTTCATATCGACGCAGAAATTGGTCGTGACCCTCGAACAAACAAACCGATGTGTATCACATACCATTTAATAAAAGGAGATGCAGAACATGTTGAAAAAGCGAATGATGTCCATTCTACTTTTGTTCGTGCTCATCTTGAGTGCGTGCGGTAA
- a CDS encoding ABC transporter substrate-binding protein, translating into MKKRMMSILLLFVLILSACGNQAAEKEQEKEAKEANEPKTMTYQSETGPVEVPTKPKRVVVLSSFLAGSVMALDVPIVGVDSWAKMNPRYEPYLKDAKEVTDESLEQIIELEPDLIIAASTNKNLDKLKEIAPTVTYTYGKVDYLTQHLEIGKLLNKEEEAKQWIDDFKKRAQQAGEEIREKIGKNATVSVIENFDKQLYVFGNNWGRGTEILYQEMKLKMPKAVEEHALKDGYYAISLEVLPQFAGDYVIFSKNADGDLSFTETETYKSIPAVKNNRVFEANAKEFYFNDPITLEYQLEFFKKHFLGE; encoded by the coding sequence TTGAAAAAGCGAATGATGTCCATTCTACTTTTGTTCGTGCTCATCTTGAGTGCGTGCGGTAATCAAGCAGCTGAAAAAGAACAAGAAAAGGAAGCAAAAGAAGCAAACGAGCCAAAAACAATGACATATCAATCTGAAACAGGTCCAGTCGAAGTGCCGACGAAACCGAAGCGCGTTGTCGTTTTATCTTCCTTTTTAGCAGGTAGTGTCATGGCGCTCGATGTACCGATTGTTGGGGTTGACTCTTGGGCGAAAATGAACCCTCGTTATGAGCCGTATTTAAAAGATGCAAAGGAAGTAACAGATGAAAGTTTGGAACAAATTATCGAGCTTGAGCCAGATTTAATTATTGCCGCATCAACAAATAAAAACTTAGATAAATTAAAAGAAATTGCACCGACCGTCACATATACGTACGGAAAAGTAGATTACTTAACGCAACATTTAGAAATTGGAAAACTATTAAACAAAGAAGAAGAAGCGAAACAATGGATCGATGACTTTAAAAAGCGCGCTCAACAAGCCGGTGAAGAAATCCGTGAAAAAATTGGTAAAAATGCAACCGTTTCAGTCATTGAAAACTTCGATAAGCAATTGTACGTATTCGGCAACAACTGGGGTCGTGGTACAGAAATTTTATATCAAGAAATGAAATTAAAAATGCCGAAAGCAGTTGAAGAACATGCATTGAAAGACGGATATTATGCGATTTCCCTTGAAGTGCTTCCACAATTTGCTGGAGACTATGTTATCTTTAGCAAAAACGCAGATGGCGACCTTTCATTTACAGAAACAGAAACATATAAAAGCATTCCAGCTGTAAAAAATAATCGTGTGTTTGAAGCGAATGCGAAAGAATTTTACTTTAATGATCCAATTACATTAGAATATCAGCTTGAATTTTTCAAAAAACACTTTTTAGGTGAGTAA
- a CDS encoding iron ABC transporter → MRMLKKFFLAFTLLITIFVCAILIGAADTTIKDVWLAITAPETNKIATMIHEVRLPREVAAVVVGAALAVAGAIMQGMTRNPLADPGLIGLTAGANAALAIMFAFFPSTNYIQTVLACFAGAAFGGLLVFSVGGKQFSPFRIVLAGAAISTFLYAVAEGIGLLYKVSKDVSMWTAGGMMGTTWHELKIVTPFICFAMLIAFWQSRQLTILSMSEEVAVGLGQQLTRVKTILFFIVIVLAGASVALVGNLAFVGLMIPHLVRSFVGTDYRFILPMSAIGGATFMLFADTIARMIHAPYETPVVAVVAVMGLPFFLFIVRKGEKGL, encoded by the coding sequence ATGCGTATGCTGAAAAAATTTTTTCTTGCTTTCACTTTATTGATTACGATATTCGTTTGTGCCATTTTGATCGGAGCGGCGGATACGACAATAAAAGACGTCTGGCTAGCGATCACAGCGCCAGAAACAAACAAAATCGCGACGATGATTCACGAAGTGCGTTTGCCGCGTGAAGTAGCCGCGGTTGTTGTCGGTGCGGCGTTAGCCGTTGCTGGGGCCATTATGCAAGGGATGACGCGCAACCCACTTGCAGATCCGGGACTTATTGGGCTAACCGCAGGAGCGAATGCGGCTTTAGCGATCATGTTTGCTTTTTTCCCTTCCACAAACTATATACAAACGGTGCTCGCTTGTTTTGCTGGTGCTGCGTTCGGAGGCTTGCTCGTTTTTAGCGTTGGCGGTAAACAATTTTCACCGTTTCGGATCGTCCTAGCCGGTGCAGCCATTTCCACTTTTTTATACGCCGTCGCAGAAGGGATTGGACTGCTGTATAAAGTATCGAAAGACGTATCGATGTGGACAGCTGGCGGTATGATGGGAACGACATGGCACGAATTAAAAATCGTTACCCCTTTTATTTGTTTTGCGATGCTTATCGCTTTTTGGCAAAGTCGTCAATTAACGATTTTAAGTATGAGCGAAGAAGTAGCAGTCGGGCTCGGCCAACAACTGACGCGCGTCAAAACAATTCTTTTTTTCATCGTCATCGTTTTAGCTGGTGCGTCTGTCGCGCTCGTTGGCAATTTAGCATTCGTTGGTTTAATGATTCCACATCTTGTTCGTTCATTTGTTGGAACCGATTATCGTTTTATTTTGCCAATGAGTGCGATCGGCGGTGCGACGTTTATGTTATTTGCCGATACGATTGCACGAATGATTCACGCACCATATGAAACACCCGTTGTCGCGGTTGTGGCTGTCATGGGGCTTCCGTTTTTTCTTTTCATCGTGCGTAAGGGGGAAAAAGGATTATGA
- a CDS encoding iron ABC transporter permease, giving the protein MIAPLRKKQRIILLVLFIFICCTTIISMGTGYSSLSFDRLIPVLLGDGTFKEQFILFSIRLPRIVITLLAGVALALSGAILQVVMRNDLADPGVIGINAGAGVGVALFFLFIPIQAQSFAYLIPLVAFCSALLTAILIYTLSYNKQIGLQPIRLVLIGIGFATAFSGLMIVLISGADRMRVDFIAKWLAGGIWGLDWAFVLALLPWLIILVPFVLYKAHRLNALQLNDPVAIGIGVSLDRERLVLLLTAVALAASAVSVTGGIAFVGLMAPHIARALVGPRNELSLPVTMLMGGALLLLADTIGRNLIEPDGLPAGVIVSIIGAPYFVYLLWKKK; this is encoded by the coding sequence ATGATTGCACCGCTACGAAAAAAACAGCGTATCATTTTGCTCGTTCTTTTCATATTCATTTGCTGCACAACGATCATCAGCATGGGAACAGGCTATTCTTCTTTATCTTTCGACCGTCTCATTCCGGTACTTTTAGGTGACGGGACGTTTAAAGAGCAATTCATTTTGTTTTCGATTCGTTTGCCACGCATCGTTATTACGTTGCTTGCAGGTGTGGCATTAGCGTTGTCTGGTGCTATTTTACAAGTTGTAATGCGCAATGACTTAGCCGATCCAGGTGTCATCGGTATAAATGCTGGCGCAGGTGTTGGTGTCGCCTTGTTCTTTTTATTTATTCCAATCCAAGCACAATCATTTGCTTACCTTATTCCGCTCGTCGCTTTTTGCAGTGCGCTACTTACAGCGATTCTCATCTATACGTTGTCGTACAATAAACAAATAGGACTTCAACCGATTCGGCTCGTGTTAATTGGCATCGGTTTTGCTACGGCGTTTTCAGGATTGATGATCGTTCTCATTTCGGGAGCCGATCGTATGAGAGTCGATTTTATTGCAAAATGGTTAGCCGGCGGTATTTGGGGGCTCGATTGGGCGTTCGTTCTCGCATTGTTGCCGTGGCTCATCATTCTCGTTCCGTTCGTTTTATATAAAGCGCATCGCTTGAATGCTTTGCAATTGAATGATCCTGTAGCCATTGGCATCGGCGTATCGCTCGATCGAGAACGACTCGTTTTACTATTGACGGCAGTGGCGCTTGCCGCATCGGCAGTTTCAGTCACGGGCGGTATCGCATTCGTTGGTTTAATGGCCCCACATATTGCTCGGGCGCTTGTTGGACCTCGAAACGAGTTAAGTTTACCTGTGACGATGCTGATGGGTGGTGCGTTATTGTTGCTTGCTGATACGATTGGGCGCAATTTAATTGAACCAGACGGCCTCCCTGCTGGTGTCATCGTGTCGATCATCGGCGCGCCTTATTTTGTTTATTTATTATGGAAAAAGAAATAA